One genomic window of Garra rufa chromosome 24, GarRuf1.0, whole genome shotgun sequence includes the following:
- the LOC141300138 gene encoding carboxymethylenebutenolidase homolog — MANEAKPCPCDIGDKIEYRGLGEEVQIEHIKAYVVKPPASEKAIIVIQDIYGWQLPNTRLMADMLSANGYIAICPDFFVGKEPWNPSHDLLSTWSTFQEWLEDRKPTDIKKEVDVTLRYLKEKCGVKHIGVVGFCWGGVATHYVALQYQEIKAAVSVYGIVRDREDTFDLKSPTFFIFAEKDEYIPLDQVSILEKRLKEKCTADYEMKIFPKQTHGFVHRKREDINPDDKPYIEEARRDMINWLNKYM; from the exons ATGGCAAATGAAGCAAAGCCCTGCCCATGTGATATCGGGGACAAGATTGAATATAGAGGTCTTGGAGAGGAAGTTCAAATCGAGCACATTAAAGCTTATGTGGTGAAGCCTCCAGCATCAGAGAAGGCCATCATTGTGATTCAAGACATCTATGGATGGCAGCTTCCAAACACTAGATTAATGGCTGACATGCTCTCAGCCAATGGATACAT TGCTATATGTCCAGATTTCTTTGTTGGAAAAGAGCCGTGGAATCCATCTCATGATCTGCTATCCACCTGGTCAACATTTCAGGAGTGGCTTGAGGACAGAAAGCCTACAGACATCAAAAA GGAAGTGGATGTCACATTGAGGTACCTGAAGGAGAAGTGTGGTGTGAAGCACATAGGTGTTGTGGGCTTCTGCTGGGGTGGTGTTGCGACACACTACGTTGCACTTCAGTATCAAGAAATCAAAGCTGCTGTCTCCGTCTATG GTATCGTTAGAGACAGAGAGGACACATTTGATCTCAAGAGTCCAACCTTCTTCATCTTTGCAGAAAAGGATGAATACATTCCACTTGATCAA GTGTCTATACTAGAGAAAAGACTGAAGGAAAAGTGCACTGCTGACTATGAAATGAAGATCTTCCCAAAACAGACACATGGATTTGTCCATcgcaagagagaagacattaaCCCAGACGATAAACCCTATATAGAGGAGGCCAGGAGAGATATGATTAACTGGTTGAACAAGTACATGTAA
- the LOC141300139 gene encoding carboxymethylenebutenolidase homolog — protein sequence MANEAKPCPCDIGDKIEYGGLGEEVQIEHIKAYVVKPPASEKAIIVIQDIYGWQLPNTRYMADMLSANGYIAICPDFFVGKEPWSPSHDWSTFQQWLEDKKPTDIKKEVDVTLRYLKEQCGVKHIGVVGFCWGGVATHYVALQYQEIKAGVSVYGIVREREDRFDLKSPTLFIFAENDAVIPLDQVTTLETRLKEKCTADFQVKIFPKQTHGFVHRKREDINLDDKPYIEEARRDMINWLKKYM from the exons ATGGCAAATGAAGCAAAGCCTTGTCCGTGTGATATCGGAGACAAGATTGAATATGGAGGACTTGGAGAGGAAGTTCAAATCGAGCACATTAAAGCTTATGTGGTGAAGCCCCCAGCATCAGAGAAGGCCATCATTGTAATTCAAGACATCTATGGATGGCAGCTTCCAAACACTAGATACATGGCTGACATGCTCTCAGCCAATGGATACAT TGCTATATGTCCAGATTTCTTTGTTGGAAAAGAGCCGTGGAGCCCATCTCACGACTGGTCAACATTTCAGCAGTGGCTTGAGGACAAAAAGCCTACAGACATCAAAAA GGAAGTGGATGTCACATTGAGGTACCTGAAGGAGCAGTGTGGTGTGAAGCACATAGGTGTTGTGGGCTTCTGCTGGGGTGGTGTTGCGACACACTACGTTGCTCTTCAATACCAGGAAATCAAAGCTGGCGTCTCTGTCTATG GTATTGTTAGAGAGCGGGAAGACAGGTTTGATCTTAAGAGTCCAACCCTCTTCATCTTTGCAGAAAACGATGCAGTCATTCCACTTGATCAG GTGACTACACTAGAGACAAGACTGAAGGAAAAGTGCACTGCAGACTTCCAAGTGAAGATCTTCCCAAAACAGACACATGGATTTGTCCATcgcaagagagaagacattaaCCTAGACGATAAACCCTATATAGAGGAGGCCAGGAGAGATATGATCAACTGGTTGAAGAAGTACATGTAA